One Castanea sativa cultivar Marrone di Chiusa Pesio chromosome 4, ASM4071231v1 DNA window includes the following coding sequences:
- the LOC142630668 gene encoding 2-alkenal reductase (NADP(+)-dependent)-like: protein MVRVGDEVSNKQVILRDYVIGSPKESDMYLTTGTITLKVPEGSNAVLVKNLYLSCDPLMQFFMRKAEGPNGYLYYTPGSAIFGYGVAKVLDSGHPEFKAGDLVWGITGWEEYSLITKTTDTFIKIQHTDVPLSYYTGILGMPGMTSYAGFYEVGTPKKGEYVFVSAASGAVGQLIGQIAKLEGCYVVGSAGSKEKVDLLKNQLGFDEAFNYKEEQDLNAALKRYFPEGIDVYFEHVGGKMLDAVLLNMRHHGRIAVCGMISQYNLDEPEGIKNLLHIGFKWIQMKGYTHRNYYHLYPKFLDLVLPYIREKKMVYVEDIVEGLESGPAALVGLFSGRNFGKQVVVVARE from the exons ATGGTGAGAGTTGGAGATGAAGTGAGCAACAAACAGGTGATATTAAGAGACTATGTCATTGGTTCTCCTAAAGAATCAGACATGTACCTGACCACTGGAACCATTACGTTAAAGGTTCCTGAAGGTTCAAATGCAGTTTTGGTGAAGAACCTCTATTTGTCCTGCGATCCTCTCATGCAATTCTTTATGAGGAAAGCTGAAGGTCCCAATGGATATCTATACTACACCCCTGGCTCC GCAATTTTCGGGTACGGTGTGGCGAAAGTGTTGGATTCCGGACATCCAGAATTTAAGGCAGGGGACTTGGTTTGGGGGATCACAGGATGGGAAGAGTACAGTCTAATCACTAAAACAACTGATACTTTCATTAAAATCCAGCATACTGACGTACCTCTTTCTTATTATACTGGAATTCTCG GTATGCCTGGCATGACTTCGTATGCTGGTTTCTATGAGGTTGGGACTCCTAAGAAAGGAGAATATGTATTTGTTTCAGCAGCTTCTGGTGCAGTTGGTCAGCTTATCGGACAAATCGCAAAGTTGGAGGGTTGTTATGTGGTTGGAAGTGCTGGTAGTAAAGAAAAG GTTGATCTATTGAAGAATCAGCTTGGGTTCGATGAAGCTTTCAATTACAAAGAAGAGCAGGACTTGAATGCAGCTTTGAAAAG GTATTTCCCTGAAGGTATTGATGTTTACTTTGAGCATGTTGGAGGCAAAATGCTTGATGCTGTGCTCCTCAACATGAGACACCATGGTCGCATTGCTGTGTGCGGAATGATCTCACAATACAATCTTGACGAGCCTGAAGGTATCAAAAATTTGTTGCATATTGGATTCAAGTGGATCCAAATGAAAGGATATACACATCGCAATTATTATCACCTATACCCCAAGTTCTTAGACCTTGTGCTGCCTTACATTAGAGAAAAGAAGATGGTGTACGTGGAAGACATAGTTGAAGGCCTTGAGAGTGGTCCAGCGGCCCTTGTTGGACTTTTTAGTGGTCGCAACTTTGGAAAACAAGTAGTTGTAGTTGCTCGTGAATGA